The Tenebrio molitor chromosome 3, icTenMoli1.1, whole genome shotgun sequence genome contains a region encoding:
- the Eip93F gene encoding mushroom body large-type Kenyon cell-specific protein 1 isoform X4 translates to MGRRKWKLYQESMSRSYLQPLNNNVKTTPRTNLDDHHHYKEETPDPAVQNHHHHHIHQKDNTATTYTSSSTPKNDDDGGDAATERKEKENEKRTQEVEDRLKDWTPQTKCYFCVDGKLDSEHTAHGVLSPRHSDSDSSDSHSDNEVPPSLTPSATGSLLNNNHHHHRHRNVHPVAPANMTTIESVTSMAALAAAFSGGNSPGMTAPHLPFYAPSILSHNWYLANLARSSQAERLEHQDKVGSGEQPLDLSKGASNSSDGMPINSVRLPTLDTKHIFNSDFRAKPRMSAVAGRRTYTEDELQAALRDIQSGKLGTRRAAVIYGIPRSTLRNKVYKLALERERESHLNSATPLKLDEEEAMEDDKELSGAEEEKEVEKALQAPLCDILRFSQMEIPPEAVKALLQKNKEGQEAWAGLEHSEVGPYIQNLLLASQNLLANQKPMENSVLKSVVPEFLKQMMTDDQTKSNGDNVTRPSPSNSVITRQPKSESDMEAEESPSNVILKIPSFKPTSSKNGCDLFRNTAETGSMVSPPVTSESGSPPILPGKGMTIKDVKDVIAQSISQKFQQNLEPRRPPMMEMDFKRGGFTPPLSGGISVIKTQDLTRPYQPPPKPQQNPTPNSGGKGTRPKRGKYRNYDRDSLVEAVRAVQRGEMSVHRAGSYYGVPHSTLEYKVKERHLMRPRKRDPKPNPVDEKIASLKQNDIRAQEKLKPMMKPPQKFPPTATSPNGMKLPIFEPGMAPLAGYNPPPFPFWPHPGFHHLPLEYSRPIPPNPEFFASQMMQKLQEESSRGIGPQTAAPPNAPALAKSARQIAESLLDGTGSNGSFLDGIIRSSLESGVPTTDKSPKEDKNVPVENLSNKALLDQLCRNSRLTPLSKPAITPEANSSGDESYRKGPSPLNFTAGGCNSKDGHHQTDTSPPRYEGADLHTIELSNDSNESTERNPNLSSREEPSTTPPTTTATSTPPARIYLKKDLANPDNLQPEMLMRFRDVLPDMERNGVSEGITGSASDNDAPQD, encoded by the exons ATGGGTCGGAGGAAATGGAAACTGTACCAAGAGTCCATGTCGAGGAGTTATTTGCAACCGTTAAACAACAACGTGAAGACGACGCCGCGAACGAACCTAGACGATCACCATCACTACAAGGAGGAGACGCCGGATCCCGCCGTACAAAACCACCACCATCATCATATTCATCAGAAAGACAACACCGCCACCACGTATACCTCATCATCGACGCCGAAAAACGACGACGACGGCGGCGACGCCGCGACGGAACGCAAGgaaaaagaaaacgaaaagaGGACGCAAGAAGTCGAGGACAGGCTCAAGGACTGGACGCCGCAGACGAAGTGCTACTTCTGCGTGGACGGCAAGCTGGATAGTGAACACACCGCACACGGGGTTCTG AGTCCCCGCCATTCGGACTCGGATTCGTCGGACAGCCACAGTGACAACGAGGTACCGCCATCGCTCACACCGTCGGCGACGGGGAGCTTGCTCAACAAcaaccaccaccaccaccgcCACCGGAACGTCCACCCGGTGGCGCCGGCCAACATGACGACGATCGAGAGCGTCACGTCGATGGCGGCGCTGGCGGCGGCCTTCTCCGGGGGCAACTCGCCCGGGATGACGGCACCGCACCTGCCTTTCTACGCCCCCAGCATCCTCTCGCATAACTGGTACCTGGCCAACCTGGCGAGGTCCTCGCAGGCGGAGCGGCTGGAGCACCAGGACAAGGTCGGCTCCGGCGAGCAGCCGCTGGATCTCAGCAAGGGGGCGAGCAACAGCTCGGACGGGATGCCCATCAACAGTGTGAGGCTGCCGACGCTGGACACCAAGCACATTTTCAA TTCTGATTTTAGAGCGAAACCTAGGATGTCCGCTGTAGCCGGCAGGAGGACGTACACCGAAGACGAACTCCAGGCGGCGTTGAGAGACATCCAGTCGGGAAAGCTGGGCACCAGGAGGGCGGCCGTGATCTACGGCATACCGAGATCGACGCTGCGGAACAAAGTCTACAAACTTGCCTTAGAGAGGGAGCGAGAGTCGCACTTGAACAGCGCGACGCCCCTGAAACTCGACGAAGAGGAGGCGATGGAGGACGACAAGGAGCTGTCGGGGGCCGAGGAGGAGAAGGAGGTGGAGAAGGCGCTCCAGGCGCCGCTTTGTGATATCTTGAGATTCTCACAGATGGAGATCCCTCCGGAGGCGGTGAAGGCGCTGCTCCAGAAGAACAAGGAGGGACAGGAGGCGTGGGCCGGACTGGAGCACAGCGAGGTGGGACCCTACATCCAGAACTTGTTGCTCGCCTCCCAGAACCTCCTGGCCAACCAGAAACCGATGGAGAACTCGGTGCTGAAGAGCGTGGTGCCGGAATTCCTCAAGCAGATGATGACGGACGACCAGACGAAATCCAACGGTGATAACGTGACGAGACCGAGCCCGTCGAATTCTGTAATAACCAGACAACCCAAATCTGAGTCGGACATGGAAGCGGAGGAGTCGCCTTCGAATGtgatactaaaaattccgtCCTTTAAACCGACGTCTAGCAAGAACGGATGTGATCTATTCAGGAACACCGCGGAAACGGGGAGCATGGTCTCGCCCCCGGTCACCAGCGAGTCGGGCTCGCCCCCGATCCTCCCCGGCAAGGGCATGACGATAAAGGACGTCAAGGATGTCATCGCTCAAAGTATCAGCCAGAAATTCCAGCAGAACCTGGAGCCGCGAAGGCCTCCGATGATGGAGATGGATTTTAAGCGGGGCGGCTTCACGCCGCCGTTGAGCGGCGGCATCTCCGTGATCAAGACCCAAGACCTGACCCGGCCCTACCAGCCGCCCCCCAAGCCCCAGCAGAACCCCACCCCCAATTCCGGCGGCAAGGGCACCAGACCCAAGCGCGGCAAGTACCGCAACTACGACAGGGACAGCCTGGTCGAGGCCGTGCGGGCCGTGCAGAGGGGCGAGATGTCGGTCCACCGGGCGGGGAGCTACTACGGCGTCCCCCATTCGACCCTCGAGTACAAAGTGAAAGAGAGACACTTGATGCGGCCCCGGAAGAGGGACCCCAAGCCCAACCCCGTCGACGAGAAGATCGCCAGTTTGAAGCAGAACGACATCCGCGCCCAGGAGAAGCTCAAACCGATGATGAAACCCCCGCAGAAGTTCCCGCCGACGGCGACGTCCCCCAACGGCATGAAACTCCCGATTTTCGAGCCGGGCATGGCGCCCCTGGCCGGCTACAACCCGCCGCCGTTCCCCTTCTGGCCGCACCCGGGGTTCCACCACCTCCCGCTCGAGTACAGCCGGCCCATTCCCCCCAACCCCGAGTTCTTCGCCTCGCAGATGATGCAGAAGCTTCAAGAGGAATCGTCGAGGGGGATCGGGCCCCAGACCGCCGCCCCCCCGAATGCCCCCGCTCTGGCGAAGAGCGCCAGGCAGATAGCCGAGTCGCTGTTGGACGGGACGGGGTCCAACGGCTCGTTCCTCGACGGGATCATCCGGTCCAGTCTGGAGTCGGGCGTGCCCACCACCGACAAGTCCCCCAAGGAGGATAAGAACGTACCCGTGGAAAACCTGTCGAACAAGGCGCTGCTCGATCAGCTGTGCAGGAACAGCAGGCTGACGCCGCTTTCTAAACCTGCGATCACGCCGGAGGCCAACAGCTCGGGAGATGAGTCGTATAGGAAGGGACCCAGTCCCCTCAACTTCACTGCTGGAG GATGCAATTCCAAGGATGGCCACCACCAGACGGACACGTCTCCGCCGCGCTACGAAGGAGCGGACCTGCACACGATCGAACTGTCGAACGATTCGAACGAGTCGACGGAGAGGAATCCGAACTTGTCGTCAAGAGAAGAACCGTCGACGACACCACCGACGACAACGGCGACAAGCACGCCACCGGCGAGGATCTACCTAAAGAAAGATCTGGCCAACCCGGACAACCTTCAACCTGAAATGCTGATGCGCTTCCGGGACGTCCTTCCCGACATGGAGCGGAACGGCGTCAGCGAAGGTATAACAGGAAGTGCCTCAGATAATGACGCGCCTCAAGACTGA
- the Eip93F gene encoding mushroom body large-type Kenyon cell-specific protein 1 isoform X1 has product MAECSYARCVQQRRNIRRELQRWTRNMVHIVGLERIAEELMGRRKWKLYQESMSRSYLQPLNNNVKTTPRTNLDDHHHYKEETPDPAVQNHHHHHIHQKDNTATTYTSSSTPKNDDDGGDAATERKEKENEKRTQEVEDRLKDWTPQTKCYFCVDGKLDSEHTAHGVLSPRHSDSDSSDSHSDNEVPPSLTPSATGSLLNNNHHHHRHRNVHPVAPANMTTIESVTSMAALAAAFSGGNSPGMTAPHLPFYAPSILSHNWYLANLARSSQAERLEHQDKVGSGEQPLDLSKGASNSSDGMPINSVRLPTLDTKHIFNSDFRAKPRMSAVAGRRTYTEDELQAALRDIQSGKLGTRRAAVIYGIPRSTLRNKVYKLALERERESHLNSATPLKLDEEEAMEDDKELSGAEEEKEVEKALQAPLCDILRFSQMEIPPEAVKALLQKNKEGQEAWAGLEHSEVGPYIQNLLLASQNLLANQKPMENSVLKSVVPEFLKQMMTDDQTKSNGDNVTRPSPSNSVITRQPKSESDMEAEESPSNVILKIPSFKPTSSKNGCDLFRNTAETGSMVSPPVTSESGSPPILPGKGMTIKDVKDVIAQSISQKFQQNLEPRRPPMMEMDFKRGGFTPPLSGGISVIKTQDLTRPYQPPPKPQQNPTPNSGGKGTRPKRGKYRNYDRDSLVEAVRAVQRGEMSVHRAGSYYGVPHSTLEYKVKERHLMRPRKRDPKPNPVDEKIASLKQNDIRAQEKLKPMMKPPQKFPPTATSPNGMKLPIFEPGMAPLAGYNPPPFPFWPHPGFHHLPLEYSRPIPPNPEFFASQMMQKLQEESSRGIGPQTAAPPNAPALAKSARQIAESLLDGTGSNGSFLDGIIRSSLESGVPTTDKSPKEDKNVPVENLSNKALLDQLCRNSRLTPLSKPAITPEANSSGDESYRKGPSPLNFTAGGCNSKDGHHQTDTSPPRYEGADLHTIELSNDSNESTERNPNLSSREEPSTTPPTTTATSTPPARIYLKKDLANPDNLQPEMLMRFRDVLPDMERNGVSEGITGSASDNDAPQD; this is encoded by the exons GGTTGGAACGAATCGCTGAAGAGTTGATGGGTCGGAGGAAATGGAAACTGTACCAAGAGTCCATGTCGAGGAGTTATTTGCAACCGTTAAACAACAACGTGAAGACGACGCCGCGAACGAACCTAGACGATCACCATCACTACAAGGAGGAGACGCCGGATCCCGCCGTACAAAACCACCACCATCATCATATTCATCAGAAAGACAACACCGCCACCACGTATACCTCATCATCGACGCCGAAAAACGACGACGACGGCGGCGACGCCGCGACGGAACGCAAGgaaaaagaaaacgaaaagaGGACGCAAGAAGTCGAGGACAGGCTCAAGGACTGGACGCCGCAGACGAAGTGCTACTTCTGCGTGGACGGCAAGCTGGATAGTGAACACACCGCACACGGGGTTCTG AGTCCCCGCCATTCGGACTCGGATTCGTCGGACAGCCACAGTGACAACGAGGTACCGCCATCGCTCACACCGTCGGCGACGGGGAGCTTGCTCAACAAcaaccaccaccaccaccgcCACCGGAACGTCCACCCGGTGGCGCCGGCCAACATGACGACGATCGAGAGCGTCACGTCGATGGCGGCGCTGGCGGCGGCCTTCTCCGGGGGCAACTCGCCCGGGATGACGGCACCGCACCTGCCTTTCTACGCCCCCAGCATCCTCTCGCATAACTGGTACCTGGCCAACCTGGCGAGGTCCTCGCAGGCGGAGCGGCTGGAGCACCAGGACAAGGTCGGCTCCGGCGAGCAGCCGCTGGATCTCAGCAAGGGGGCGAGCAACAGCTCGGACGGGATGCCCATCAACAGTGTGAGGCTGCCGACGCTGGACACCAAGCACATTTTCAA TTCTGATTTTAGAGCGAAACCTAGGATGTCCGCTGTAGCCGGCAGGAGGACGTACACCGAAGACGAACTCCAGGCGGCGTTGAGAGACATCCAGTCGGGAAAGCTGGGCACCAGGAGGGCGGCCGTGATCTACGGCATACCGAGATCGACGCTGCGGAACAAAGTCTACAAACTTGCCTTAGAGAGGGAGCGAGAGTCGCACTTGAACAGCGCGACGCCCCTGAAACTCGACGAAGAGGAGGCGATGGAGGACGACAAGGAGCTGTCGGGGGCCGAGGAGGAGAAGGAGGTGGAGAAGGCGCTCCAGGCGCCGCTTTGTGATATCTTGAGATTCTCACAGATGGAGATCCCTCCGGAGGCGGTGAAGGCGCTGCTCCAGAAGAACAAGGAGGGACAGGAGGCGTGGGCCGGACTGGAGCACAGCGAGGTGGGACCCTACATCCAGAACTTGTTGCTCGCCTCCCAGAACCTCCTGGCCAACCAGAAACCGATGGAGAACTCGGTGCTGAAGAGCGTGGTGCCGGAATTCCTCAAGCAGATGATGACGGACGACCAGACGAAATCCAACGGTGATAACGTGACGAGACCGAGCCCGTCGAATTCTGTAATAACCAGACAACCCAAATCTGAGTCGGACATGGAAGCGGAGGAGTCGCCTTCGAATGtgatactaaaaattccgtCCTTTAAACCGACGTCTAGCAAGAACGGATGTGATCTATTCAGGAACACCGCGGAAACGGGGAGCATGGTCTCGCCCCCGGTCACCAGCGAGTCGGGCTCGCCCCCGATCCTCCCCGGCAAGGGCATGACGATAAAGGACGTCAAGGATGTCATCGCTCAAAGTATCAGCCAGAAATTCCAGCAGAACCTGGAGCCGCGAAGGCCTCCGATGATGGAGATGGATTTTAAGCGGGGCGGCTTCACGCCGCCGTTGAGCGGCGGCATCTCCGTGATCAAGACCCAAGACCTGACCCGGCCCTACCAGCCGCCCCCCAAGCCCCAGCAGAACCCCACCCCCAATTCCGGCGGCAAGGGCACCAGACCCAAGCGCGGCAAGTACCGCAACTACGACAGGGACAGCCTGGTCGAGGCCGTGCGGGCCGTGCAGAGGGGCGAGATGTCGGTCCACCGGGCGGGGAGCTACTACGGCGTCCCCCATTCGACCCTCGAGTACAAAGTGAAAGAGAGACACTTGATGCGGCCCCGGAAGAGGGACCCCAAGCCCAACCCCGTCGACGAGAAGATCGCCAGTTTGAAGCAGAACGACATCCGCGCCCAGGAGAAGCTCAAACCGATGATGAAACCCCCGCAGAAGTTCCCGCCGACGGCGACGTCCCCCAACGGCATGAAACTCCCGATTTTCGAGCCGGGCATGGCGCCCCTGGCCGGCTACAACCCGCCGCCGTTCCCCTTCTGGCCGCACCCGGGGTTCCACCACCTCCCGCTCGAGTACAGCCGGCCCATTCCCCCCAACCCCGAGTTCTTCGCCTCGCAGATGATGCAGAAGCTTCAAGAGGAATCGTCGAGGGGGATCGGGCCCCAGACCGCCGCCCCCCCGAATGCCCCCGCTCTGGCGAAGAGCGCCAGGCAGATAGCCGAGTCGCTGTTGGACGGGACGGGGTCCAACGGCTCGTTCCTCGACGGGATCATCCGGTCCAGTCTGGAGTCGGGCGTGCCCACCACCGACAAGTCCCCCAAGGAGGATAAGAACGTACCCGTGGAAAACCTGTCGAACAAGGCGCTGCTCGATCAGCTGTGCAGGAACAGCAGGCTGACGCCGCTTTCTAAACCTGCGATCACGCCGGAGGCCAACAGCTCGGGAGATGAGTCGTATAGGAAGGGACCCAGTCCCCTCAACTTCACTGCTGGAG GATGCAATTCCAAGGATGGCCACCACCAGACGGACACGTCTCCGCCGCGCTACGAAGGAGCGGACCTGCACACGATCGAACTGTCGAACGATTCGAACGAGTCGACGGAGAGGAATCCGAACTTGTCGTCAAGAGAAGAACCGTCGACGACACCACCGACGACAACGGCGACAAGCACGCCACCGGCGAGGATCTACCTAAAGAAAGATCTGGCCAACCCGGACAACCTTCAACCTGAAATGCTGATGCGCTTCCGGGACGTCCTTCCCGACATGGAGCGGAACGGCGTCAGCGAAGGTATAACAGGAAGTGCCTCAGATAATGACGCGCCTCAAGACTGA
- the Eip93F gene encoding mushroom body large-type Kenyon cell-specific protein 1 isoform X2, which translates to MAECSYARCVQQRRNIRRELQRWTRNMVHIVGLERIAEELMGRRKWKLYQESMSRSYLQPLNNNVKTTPRTNLDDHHHYKEETPDPAVQNHHHHHIHQKDNTATTYTSSSTPKNDDDGGDAATERKEKENEKRTQEVEDRLKDWTPQTKCYFCVDGKLDSEHTAHGVLSPRHSDSDSSDSHSDNEVPPSLTPSATGSLLNNNHHHHRHRNVHPVAPANMTTIESVTSMAALAAAFSGGNSPGMTAPHLPFYAPSILSHNWYLANLARSSQAERLEHQDKVGSGEQPLDLSKGASNSSDGMPINSVRLPTLDTKHIFKAKPRMSAVAGRRTYTEDELQAALRDIQSGKLGTRRAAVIYGIPRSTLRNKVYKLALERERESHLNSATPLKLDEEEAMEDDKELSGAEEEKEVEKALQAPLCDILRFSQMEIPPEAVKALLQKNKEGQEAWAGLEHSEVGPYIQNLLLASQNLLANQKPMENSVLKSVVPEFLKQMMTDDQTKSNGDNVTRPSPSNSVITRQPKSESDMEAEESPSNVILKIPSFKPTSSKNGCDLFRNTAETGSMVSPPVTSESGSPPILPGKGMTIKDVKDVIAQSISQKFQQNLEPRRPPMMEMDFKRGGFTPPLSGGISVIKTQDLTRPYQPPPKPQQNPTPNSGGKGTRPKRGKYRNYDRDSLVEAVRAVQRGEMSVHRAGSYYGVPHSTLEYKVKERHLMRPRKRDPKPNPVDEKIASLKQNDIRAQEKLKPMMKPPQKFPPTATSPNGMKLPIFEPGMAPLAGYNPPPFPFWPHPGFHHLPLEYSRPIPPNPEFFASQMMQKLQEESSRGIGPQTAAPPNAPALAKSARQIAESLLDGTGSNGSFLDGIIRSSLESGVPTTDKSPKEDKNVPVENLSNKALLDQLCRNSRLTPLSKPAITPEANSSGDESYRKGPSPLNFTAGGCNSKDGHHQTDTSPPRYEGADLHTIELSNDSNESTERNPNLSSREEPSTTPPTTTATSTPPARIYLKKDLANPDNLQPEMLMRFRDVLPDMERNGVSEGITGSASDNDAPQD; encoded by the exons GGTTGGAACGAATCGCTGAAGAGTTGATGGGTCGGAGGAAATGGAAACTGTACCAAGAGTCCATGTCGAGGAGTTATTTGCAACCGTTAAACAACAACGTGAAGACGACGCCGCGAACGAACCTAGACGATCACCATCACTACAAGGAGGAGACGCCGGATCCCGCCGTACAAAACCACCACCATCATCATATTCATCAGAAAGACAACACCGCCACCACGTATACCTCATCATCGACGCCGAAAAACGACGACGACGGCGGCGACGCCGCGACGGAACGCAAGgaaaaagaaaacgaaaagaGGACGCAAGAAGTCGAGGACAGGCTCAAGGACTGGACGCCGCAGACGAAGTGCTACTTCTGCGTGGACGGCAAGCTGGATAGTGAACACACCGCACACGGGGTTCTG AGTCCCCGCCATTCGGACTCGGATTCGTCGGACAGCCACAGTGACAACGAGGTACCGCCATCGCTCACACCGTCGGCGACGGGGAGCTTGCTCAACAAcaaccaccaccaccaccgcCACCGGAACGTCCACCCGGTGGCGCCGGCCAACATGACGACGATCGAGAGCGTCACGTCGATGGCGGCGCTGGCGGCGGCCTTCTCCGGGGGCAACTCGCCCGGGATGACGGCACCGCACCTGCCTTTCTACGCCCCCAGCATCCTCTCGCATAACTGGTACCTGGCCAACCTGGCGAGGTCCTCGCAGGCGGAGCGGCTGGAGCACCAGGACAAGGTCGGCTCCGGCGAGCAGCCGCTGGATCTCAGCAAGGGGGCGAGCAACAGCTCGGACGGGATGCCCATCAACAGTGTGAGGCTGCCGACGCTGGACACCAAGCACATTTTCAA AGCGAAACCTAGGATGTCCGCTGTAGCCGGCAGGAGGACGTACACCGAAGACGAACTCCAGGCGGCGTTGAGAGACATCCAGTCGGGAAAGCTGGGCACCAGGAGGGCGGCCGTGATCTACGGCATACCGAGATCGACGCTGCGGAACAAAGTCTACAAACTTGCCTTAGAGAGGGAGCGAGAGTCGCACTTGAACAGCGCGACGCCCCTGAAACTCGACGAAGAGGAGGCGATGGAGGACGACAAGGAGCTGTCGGGGGCCGAGGAGGAGAAGGAGGTGGAGAAGGCGCTCCAGGCGCCGCTTTGTGATATCTTGAGATTCTCACAGATGGAGATCCCTCCGGAGGCGGTGAAGGCGCTGCTCCAGAAGAACAAGGAGGGACAGGAGGCGTGGGCCGGACTGGAGCACAGCGAGGTGGGACCCTACATCCAGAACTTGTTGCTCGCCTCCCAGAACCTCCTGGCCAACCAGAAACCGATGGAGAACTCGGTGCTGAAGAGCGTGGTGCCGGAATTCCTCAAGCAGATGATGACGGACGACCAGACGAAATCCAACGGTGATAACGTGACGAGACCGAGCCCGTCGAATTCTGTAATAACCAGACAACCCAAATCTGAGTCGGACATGGAAGCGGAGGAGTCGCCTTCGAATGtgatactaaaaattccgtCCTTTAAACCGACGTCTAGCAAGAACGGATGTGATCTATTCAGGAACACCGCGGAAACGGGGAGCATGGTCTCGCCCCCGGTCACCAGCGAGTCGGGCTCGCCCCCGATCCTCCCCGGCAAGGGCATGACGATAAAGGACGTCAAGGATGTCATCGCTCAAAGTATCAGCCAGAAATTCCAGCAGAACCTGGAGCCGCGAAGGCCTCCGATGATGGAGATGGATTTTAAGCGGGGCGGCTTCACGCCGCCGTTGAGCGGCGGCATCTCCGTGATCAAGACCCAAGACCTGACCCGGCCCTACCAGCCGCCCCCCAAGCCCCAGCAGAACCCCACCCCCAATTCCGGCGGCAAGGGCACCAGACCCAAGCGCGGCAAGTACCGCAACTACGACAGGGACAGCCTGGTCGAGGCCGTGCGGGCCGTGCAGAGGGGCGAGATGTCGGTCCACCGGGCGGGGAGCTACTACGGCGTCCCCCATTCGACCCTCGAGTACAAAGTGAAAGAGAGACACTTGATGCGGCCCCGGAAGAGGGACCCCAAGCCCAACCCCGTCGACGAGAAGATCGCCAGTTTGAAGCAGAACGACATCCGCGCCCAGGAGAAGCTCAAACCGATGATGAAACCCCCGCAGAAGTTCCCGCCGACGGCGACGTCCCCCAACGGCATGAAACTCCCGATTTTCGAGCCGGGCATGGCGCCCCTGGCCGGCTACAACCCGCCGCCGTTCCCCTTCTGGCCGCACCCGGGGTTCCACCACCTCCCGCTCGAGTACAGCCGGCCCATTCCCCCCAACCCCGAGTTCTTCGCCTCGCAGATGATGCAGAAGCTTCAAGAGGAATCGTCGAGGGGGATCGGGCCCCAGACCGCCGCCCCCCCGAATGCCCCCGCTCTGGCGAAGAGCGCCAGGCAGATAGCCGAGTCGCTGTTGGACGGGACGGGGTCCAACGGCTCGTTCCTCGACGGGATCATCCGGTCCAGTCTGGAGTCGGGCGTGCCCACCACCGACAAGTCCCCCAAGGAGGATAAGAACGTACCCGTGGAAAACCTGTCGAACAAGGCGCTGCTCGATCAGCTGTGCAGGAACAGCAGGCTGACGCCGCTTTCTAAACCTGCGATCACGCCGGAGGCCAACAGCTCGGGAGATGAGTCGTATAGGAAGGGACCCAGTCCCCTCAACTTCACTGCTGGAG GATGCAATTCCAAGGATGGCCACCACCAGACGGACACGTCTCCGCCGCGCTACGAAGGAGCGGACCTGCACACGATCGAACTGTCGAACGATTCGAACGAGTCGACGGAGAGGAATCCGAACTTGTCGTCAAGAGAAGAACCGTCGACGACACCACCGACGACAACGGCGACAAGCACGCCACCGGCGAGGATCTACCTAAAGAAAGATCTGGCCAACCCGGACAACCTTCAACCTGAAATGCTGATGCGCTTCCGGGACGTCCTTCCCGACATGGAGCGGAACGGCGTCAGCGAAGGTATAACAGGAAGTGCCTCAGATAATGACGCGCCTCAAGACTGA